The window CCGATTTCTACCCGGTTCCTCTCAGGGGCAAGCTTGGATTGGACCCTTCGGTGACTGGGAATTGGGTTAAACATGTGTTCAAGGTGAGTTTGGATCTCACTAGATATGAGTATTATACGGTGGGGAAGTATTTTCCGAAAAAAGATAAGTATGTACCGGATAATACATCGGTGGATGGATGGAGTGGGTTGAGATATGACTATGGCAATTTCTATGCTTCGAAGTCGTTCTATGATCcgttgaagaagaggagggTTTTGTGGGGTTGGGCTAATGAGTCTGACAGTGCACAAGATGATGTTTCTAAAGGATGGGCTGGAATTCAGGTCTGtgttttctaataaaattgtgccttgttttgttttgttccgTTAACACTCTGTTAATGAtccctttatttttcttattgcaGTTAATTCCTAGGACGGTGTGGTTGGATCACAACCAGAGGCAGCTCAAACAATGGCCGGTTAAAGAGCTGAATACGCTGAGAGGAAAGAAAGTTGTGTTGAGCCATCAGAAGCTGTTGAAGGGACATACTGTTGAGGTTAAAGGAATTACTGCTGCCCAGGTTTGTGATATCACATTTTACTGCTGTTGATTTTCTTGGAATAGGTTGTGATGTGGTGGGTGTGTGTTTGGAATTGGGACTGCTTTTCTAAGTGCTTTGGCTCCATAAtcattaaaattgtatttgtttcATATTGAAGAATCTATCTTAAAAAAACACGAAATGGTACATTACAAGCTCTTGATCCAAACACTTGTAATTTAAAGTGCTTTGGACTTTTCACATTAGCACTTGTAGTTTACACTCAAGTACCATTCATTTGAACTTGAAATGCTTTTGTTGATGCTTTTAGCATGAATTCCCACATATATTTCTGcttattgattttcatttttttacagGCTGATGTTGAAGTTATGTTCAGCTTTTCAAGTCTAGATAAAGCGGATCCATTTGATCCAAGATGGGTAGATGCCCAAGCCGCATGTGATCAACTGGGCAACTCCCAAGGTGGAGTTGGGCCGTTTGGGCTTCTAACCCTGGCTTCAGAAAACCTTGACGAATTCACTCCTGTATTCTTCAGGATCTTCAAGGCCCATCACAAACACGTGGTTCTTATGTGCTCTGATGCCAGAAGGTTCGATTTCTTCTCTATTATTTGAAGGAACTTAattattcctttcttttttactttatttgaaattaagctGCAAATGGAAATGTACCTCAAACGCTTGGTTGACTTATTTTACCcgtctcttctctcttttttcgtGGTGTAGCTCTTCTTTGAAGGAGGAAGGATTGTACAAACCAGCATTTGCCGGCTATGTCGACATCGATTTATCGAGGAAAAAGCTCTCATTAAGATCTTTGGTATGTTGAAATCATAGTCAAATAAATGCCTTCAGTTCCCCtatgtttataaaatctaaactgCATGTGACTAATTATGGCTGTTTGTACAGATTGATCATTCAGTGGTAGAAAGCTTTGGAGGAGGAGGAAAAACATGCATAACTTCAAGGGTATATCCAACAAAGGGAGTGTTTGATGATGCTCATTTGCATGTGTTCAACAATGGAACAGAAGCTATCACAGTAGAATATCTAAGGGCTTGGAGTATGAAAAGTGCTAGGATGAATTAAGTCTTTAAATTAGAATCTTAATCagaatgtgtttgttttggcttttttgggttttaaagTTAGTAGGGAAAATGGAGGTAGTAAGTGAGGCAGGTTAATTTAGGTCGTAATGAGAGATTGGCTGCTTTTCACCTTCTCTTACTTTTGTCTCAATGGATCTTGAATAAGAGTTGATCTTTGACCCTCTGGGTTGAGATTTATCCTTCTTGTTGAACTTtgattacttatttattttagccCCATCGTTTTACAGATGACATTTTGGAAAATGATTGTAGTGTGATATGTTGATAAAAAATGTCTTCATAGGATGTTATGTTCTTCAGAAGACATGGTTTAATTTACATCTCTAatgatattgttatttaataacGAAGTATTGttgttaattgttttgaattgaatgGAAGCTAAACTCATCACatacaagattgataaaagaGACTAAATGTATTGATTTTTGGTAAAAGAGATTAAATGTCTTTGGAGATCTTTTTTTAACCCAACTCGAACTTTTAAGTTGATTAATTCTATCTAACATTTGGAAAGTccaaacatttgaaaaaccACCCAATGTGACCCAACCATGTATAATTATCCAATAATTGAATTGATTgacacaaatttcaaaacctcTCAATCCTAACCCTTACAATTTGGTTGAGTTTACTCTTTTCCttatactttatttaaaaaaatatcaaactacctaaagtttcaaatatatccttaaatttacaaaatatgtatgaacagttttattttagaaatccAATAATCGAATTGATTGATTCTTCAAAATTccaataactttaaaatatcTCAAACTCAACCCTGCGATTATACCCTCAAATatgtaataattatataaaaataaaaacaattgatggaaattgtttaaacttcaaaaactcctctaataattttaaactttaaaaaagttttaaaaaaccattGGTACGTTGTCTCATAAACACCCATATAacactttcaaaatgaaaaaagcaTCATACTATTTAATATAATGGTTAAAGGGATAAAATCGTTTTGTTGGCTATTTCAAGAATAAAGAGGATAATAAAATAACGGATCTCAGGACTTAATGTTTGATAATTGAATATGTATTAATATGACATTTGACTAAGCTTAATACACAAACAGAGACCTGAatgagttaaattttaaagttcaaatttgtaagaattttaattattatatgttgcCTGGTAATTGTAGTccaattaacaaataatgttTTAATCACTTCATCTTTTAATTAGTCAACTAAGGAAGATAGaggttaaatattttgataatgaCATTCCATCTAATATTAATactttcataaaaaattttcCTAATCGAAAAATACCGTCAATTTTACCCTAAAATTAATACATGAAGATTCCTTATGCCCTCGTTGGAGGGCTTAGGGCAAATTCATAATTTGTGCATATTTAGAGGGTTGGACGATGAAAATAACTTTTCCTCCGCCCCCATTCTGAAAACCCTAACtaataaagataaaagtatCGTCTCCCAGTTGTGGCGGAGGCAGCCTAGCAGGTCGAAGGTTCAAGCCAAGTCTCTGAAGCCCTAACTTCATTTGCAAAGTCCGGCCATATACTCTCCACCATGGTATTTCATCActcttttccatttattttttctatattctGTTCATGGAAATCATAGTTGCAATCCGATTATAATTGTTACATTCAATTATAATGTTGGAAATCTCatgtaaaattttgtcattagCAATCGATTCAAGATATGAAAGGGGAATGGAAATTTTTATACctctgtttgtttttttttttttttttgtaacaaaGTCGATGCGTTGAATCTGTCTGCATTTGAATCGTTGTTCCTTCATGGTTGCCTTCTAAACGCAAGATTGGAAGTTTATGACATTTGTAATGTGTATTCTGTAGTCGAGAAGGAAGACTAGAGAGCCTAAGGAGGAAACCGTCACTCTTGGCCCTGCTGTTCGTGAAGGAGAGCATGTCTTTGGTGTTGCTCACATTTTTGCTTCGTTTAATGACACTTTCATTGTGAGTGATCTTCGTTATATTCTTCATTTAAGAACACATATCATTTTTTTGTGTAATTGACTGATTGTTTTCTGGTTGGATCGCAGCATGTGACCGATCTGTCTGGTCGGGAAACACTTGTTCGCATCACTGGTATGTAATCTCTTCCGCTCACTGTTGAAATTGATTCTGGCATGGCTAATGGTCTACTTTTTGAGTGATTTGATTCCACTGGTTGAtaatttctttgtattttgtagTTCATTCTCATTGTGATTTAGTATTCTGTCTTTTGAATTGTTGGATTGAATGATTTATCTTGTCTTTGTTCAGGTGGTATGAAGGTGAAAGCTGATAGAGATGAATCATCGCCTTATGCTGCCATGCTTGCTGCACAAGACGTTTCTCAAAGATGCAAGGTTTGGTCCATAATCAGCTCTATGTTTCTCTTCATTTGAGTGTACTTAATCTAAATGTGAGAATCGCCATGTAAGTGCCAAGAGTTGTGCATTTGTATTGAATCAATTGGTAATGTCTGACAGGAACTTGGCATCACTGCTTTACACATAAAGCTTCGGGCTACTGGTGGAAATAAAACCAAGACTCCTGGACCTGGTGCTCAGTCAGCTCTTAGAGCCCTTGCACGTTCGGGCATGAGGATCGGTCGTATAGGTACATATTCACCTATATTCTTGCTTTCAATATTTACAAGAATTGCTAGATTTTCAGTAAGAAAGCAGAGCTTCTCCAGTTATGTTTGTGCATAGAGTTGTGTTATCGACTTATAAATGTTCTGCCCATATtcattgtaaataaaaatgacattagGCCATTCTTAACGCATGTTAGGGAGTGAACTTCATACTCCCAAAATAGGTTCTAAACGATTTAGAAAATGATGAGTGATTAAACCATTTCGGTGGGATTTTCACAATGTATTATACTTTAACTTTTCAAGGTCTAATTGTTTCATTAACTTAATTTGTTGGTTTTCTCAGAGGATGTAACTCCGATACCTACTGACAGCACACGAAGAAAGGGTGgaaggagaggaagaagacTGTGATTCATAGCCATCTTCAAAATGGGTGTGCACTTGTTGCTGCTCAATATTGAGTTCTATAGTTTTAGACAAGGTAGCATGTTCAATCGACAGTCCactgttttggtttttggtatTTATCAAGATTTTTGCTGTGTTTTGATTTAAATCATTTAGTCAATTGAGTAtgatactttctttttcttggctgcattttataattaatattaatgtgTGGAACTCATTGAATATAGCATATAAGTCTAATGACTGATGGTATCatgtgttaattttctataCTTGacggaaaaaataattattaactcACTTTTTCatatgatttgaaatttcacttttattttattttattacgacaattgcattttcttttcaagaaaacaacattttatgTGCTTTCAATAAAAgatatgtttatgttttgttgttatttgtataaattttaaaatgtaaaaggaattcaaaatagattattagattgttgaaatttatacGTGGAAATTAGTctaatttagtaaatattcaATCTTCATTGTTAAACGTATTATCTTATCCTATCATAGTAAAATTTGTGAACAACTAAATGTTACTAAATATATTCCCCAAAGAAAATTACTAATTTCAAGTACAATCATGAATGGGTTAAACTGACCTCTCTCGTCAATTCTTAAGTATTTTTTGCTTCTATGGTGAATTAAATCAAACCAATTTTTCAAAggatttcttcaaaataataaaaaatacaaactacCTTTCCTAGAAAAGCAGCCTGAACAAAAatctatta of the Cucumis sativus cultivar 9930 chromosome 3, Cucumber_9930_V3, whole genome shotgun sequence genome contains:
- the LOC101223138 gene encoding beta-fructofuranosidase, insoluble isoenzyme 1, which translates into the protein MNLFTFLSLLLGFSFFSLFINNGVVFVDALHKIYPELQSIQTDASVIKPLHRTRFHFQPRRNWINDPNGPMYFKGIYHLFYQYNPKGAVWGNIVWAHSISRDLINWKPLKPAIYPSKPFDINGCWSGSATVLPGDKPVILYTGIDPQNRQVQNYAIPANLSDPYLTEWIKPDNNPIVDPGPGVNASAFRDPTTAWLSKSGHWKTVIGSKRKKRGMAYLYRSRDFVKWTKAKHPLHSAANTGMWECPDFYPVPLRGKLGLDPSVTGNWVKHVFKVSLDLTRYEYYTVGKYFPKKDKYVPDNTSVDGWSGLRYDYGNFYASKSFYDPLKKRRVLWGWANESDSAQDDVSKGWAGIQLIPRTVWLDHNQRQLKQWPVKELNTLRGKKVVLSHQKLLKGHTVEVKGITAAQADVEVMFSFSSLDKADPFDPRWVDAQAACDQLGNSQGGVGPFGLLTLASENLDEFTPVFFRIFKAHHKHVVLMCSDARSSSLKEEGLYKPAFAGYVDIDLSRKKLSLRSLIDHSVVESFGGGGKTCITSRVYPTKGVFDDAHLHVFNNGTEAITVEYLRAWSMKSARMN
- the LOC101202867 gene encoding 40S ribosomal protein S14-2 produces the protein MSRRKTREPKEETVTLGPAVREGEHVFGVAHIFASFNDTFIHVTDLSGRETLVRITGGMKVKADRDESSPYAAMLAAQDVSQRCKELGITALHIKLRATGGNKTKTPGPGAQSALRALARSGMRIGRIEDVTPIPTDSTRRKGGRRGRRL